A region from the Lentimonas sp. CC4 genome encodes:
- the ilvB gene encoding biosynthetic-type acetolactate synthase large subunit, whose protein sequence is MKTDTAIDSPEQDEIGPEMKGADVLVASLEREGVDVVFAYPGGASMELHQALTKSEKIRTILPRMEQGGGFMAHGYARAKGEASVCMATSGPGATNLVTCIADAYMDSIPLIAITGQVYQQFIGKTAFQETDFFGMTLPIVKHSFLVLKKEDLPRVVKEAFHIATTGRPGPVVIDIPKDVQQAIFKPVFPAKVDLPGYQVDMIKPQATDEELINVLDLIGQAERPVLYIGGGIVSAEAHLELREFAELTGIPVASTLMGLGAFDAEHPQSLYWFGMHGTVAGNWAVCDSDLLICAGARFDDRITGLVSKFAPDSEIVHIDIDVSEHNKNKRVQHAIHSDVKYALTRLVELSKAGKLKKPEISAWMKTINEWKEKYPFSYDKSGHITQQEAIETLYEETKGDAIIATGVGQHQMWAAQFFKFREPRTYISSLGLGTMGFGLPAAIGAKVAYPEKLVVNIDGDGCFLMNVQELATAAIEKINAKTIILNNQHLGMVVQWEDLLYESVRGQTILCDKDNIGGPDNLEAIYPDFVTIAKGFGVAGKRVVKREDLRGAIQDMIAHDGPYLLEVIVPYTEHVLPMIKQGLGAKEILIKSE, encoded by the coding sequence ATGAAAACCGATACAGCAATCGACTCTCCTGAACAGGACGAAATTGGCCCCGAAATGAAGGGTGCTGATGTCTTGGTCGCCTCTCTTGAGCGCGAGGGTGTGGATGTGGTGTTTGCCTATCCTGGCGGTGCATCGATGGAGCTACACCAAGCTCTGACAAAGAGTGAAAAGATCCGCACCATCCTACCTCGCATGGAGCAAGGCGGCGGATTCATGGCACACGGCTATGCTCGCGCCAAAGGCGAAGCCTCTGTCTGCATGGCAACCAGTGGCCCGGGTGCGACGAATCTCGTCACCTGCATCGCCGATGCCTACATGGATAGCATCCCTCTGATCGCGATCACTGGACAGGTTTACCAACAATTCATCGGCAAGACCGCATTCCAAGAGACAGACTTCTTCGGCATGACTCTGCCAATCGTAAAGCACAGTTTTCTCGTCCTCAAGAAAGAGGACCTGCCACGCGTCGTTAAAGAAGCCTTCCACATCGCCACCACAGGCCGCCCGGGGCCCGTCGTGATCGACATCCCGAAGGATGTGCAGCAAGCCATCTTCAAACCAGTTTTCCCGGCTAAGGTCGATCTGCCAGGCTATCAAGTCGACATGATCAAGCCACAGGCGACCGATGAAGAACTCATCAACGTCCTCGATCTGATCGGTCAAGCAGAACGCCCAGTGCTCTACATCGGTGGTGGCATCGTATCTGCCGAGGCACACCTTGAACTACGTGAATTCGCCGAACTGACAGGCATCCCTGTCGCTTCGACGCTCATGGGGCTTGGCGCATTCGACGCAGAGCACCCACAATCACTCTACTGGTTCGGCATGCACGGCACCGTTGCTGGCAATTGGGCAGTGTGCGACAGCGACCTCCTTATTTGCGCAGGTGCACGATTCGACGACCGTATCACTGGCCTCGTCTCCAAGTTTGCGCCCGACTCCGAGATCGTCCACATCGACATCGACGTCTCTGAGCACAACAAGAACAAGCGCGTGCAGCATGCCATTCACTCTGACGTGAAGTATGCACTCACTCGCCTAGTCGAACTGAGCAAAGCTGGTAAACTCAAGAAGCCTGAAATCAGCGCTTGGATGAAAACCATCAACGAGTGGAAAGAAAAATATCCGTTTAGCTACGACAAAAGCGGCCACATCACTCAGCAGGAAGCGATCGAAACGCTCTACGAAGAAACCAAGGGCGATGCCATCATCGCAACTGGCGTGGGACAGCACCAAATGTGGGCCGCCCAATTTTTCAAGTTCCGTGAGCCACGCACTTATATTAGTTCACTCGGCCTTGGCACCATGGGCTTCGGCCTACCCGCGGCAATTGGCGCTAAAGTTGCCTATCCAGAGAAATTGGTTGTCAACATCGACGGCGACGGTTGCTTCCTCATGAACGTGCAGGAGCTAGCCACTGCAGCGATCGAAAAGATCAACGCCAAGACAATCATCCTAAATAACCAGCACCTCGGTATGGTGGTTCAGTGGGAAGACTTGCTCTACGAAAGTGTCCGCGGCCAAACAATCCTTTGCGACAAGGACAACATCGGTGGCCCAGACAACCTCGAAGCGATCTATCCTGACTTCGTCACGATCGCAAAGGGCTTCGGCGTTGCCGGCAAGCGTGTCGTCAAACGCGAAGATCTACGCGGAGCGATCCAAGACATGATCGCCCACGACGGTCCTTACCTACTGGAAGTCATCGTGCCTTACACAGAGCACGTGTTGCCAATGATCAAGCAAGGCCTCGGCGCTAAGGAAATTTTGATCAAATCCGAATAA
- a CDS encoding TIGR00282 family metallophosphoesterase gives MPKVLFLGDIVGRPGRTFVAERVASLKAELGADIVIANAENSAGGAGITKKIANQLIAAGIDAITLGDHVWDQKNFENEIDDLEQVCRPANLPEQNPGRTHLIIEKDGFRLGILTVLGRNYLTLKSSCPFKMVAAKLDELKDACDAVFVEAHMEATSEKIALGWYLDGKAAAVVGTHTHAPTADGRVLPGGTAYLSDAGMCGPYHSVLGRDVGSVVASFLDGMKRRFPVAEDDIRICGCLIDIDAATGLSNSFERIEVVKD, from the coding sequence ATGCCAAAAGTTTTGTTTTTAGGAGATATTGTAGGGCGTCCAGGGCGCACCTTTGTTGCTGAGCGTGTTGCGTCATTAAAAGCGGAACTAGGTGCTGATATCGTGATCGCGAATGCGGAAAACTCTGCGGGTGGTGCGGGGATTACCAAGAAAATCGCGAATCAACTCATCGCCGCGGGGATCGATGCGATTACGTTGGGCGATCACGTCTGGGATCAGAAGAACTTTGAAAATGAGATCGATGACCTCGAGCAGGTTTGCCGTCCAGCGAATTTACCGGAGCAAAACCCAGGGCGCACGCACCTGATCATTGAGAAAGATGGCTTTCGGCTCGGAATTTTGACCGTGCTAGGGCGCAATTATTTAACGCTCAAGTCGAGTTGCCCGTTTAAAATGGTGGCTGCCAAGCTCGACGAGCTGAAGGACGCTTGTGATGCGGTGTTTGTGGAGGCGCACATGGAGGCGACTTCGGAGAAGATAGCACTTGGCTGGTATTTAGATGGCAAAGCGGCAGCGGTCGTGGGCACGCATACGCACGCGCCGACAGCTGATGGGCGTGTGTTGCCGGGCGGCACTGCCTATTTAAGTGATGCCGGTATGTGCGGGCCGTATCATTCGGTGTTAGGGCGCGATGTCGGCTCGGTGGTTGCGAGCTTTCTCGACGGTATGAAGCGTCGCTTCCCGGTCGCAGAGGACGATATTCGCATCTGCGGTTGCTTGATCGATATCGATGCAGCGACTGGGTTGTCGAACAGCTTTGAGCGAATTGAAGTGGTGAAAGATTAG
- a CDS encoding addiction module protein: protein MLPDIKTLTTEEKLLTMRNLWEDMRQGFEESSESDEVCDLLDARVARVELGEAKLLDWDDVKGSIGHR from the coding sequence ATGTTGCCTGATATTAAAACTTTAACGACTGAGGAGAAGTTGCTCACCATGAGGAATTTGTGGGAGGATATGCGCCAAGGGTTTGAGGAGTCGTCTGAGTCCGATGAAGTCTGTGATTTGTTGGATGCGCGAGTTGCTCGGGTGGAATTAGGCGAAGCGAAACTTTTGGATTGGGACGATGTGAAAGGAAGCATTGGGCATCGATGA
- a CDS encoding lipocalin family protein, which yields MRSAPLLICTFAIACLSACSSLPENPPATVESVDLQRYSGLWHEIARLPVFFQKADETATAEYTLNDTGSVDLINTAIATDGSTRSVTGNAVPVEDSNNAKLKVTIDNFFAKLFGSPPEYGNYWVLKLADDYSVALVGSPNRKTLWLLAREPQIPASTLEQYLAHARELGFETDSVIINN from the coding sequence ATGCGAAGCGCACCATTACTGATTTGCACATTCGCAATCGCGTGCCTGAGCGCATGCAGCTCACTCCCAGAGAACCCGCCTGCAACCGTAGAGTCAGTCGACCTACAACGCTACAGCGGGCTCTGGCATGAAATTGCACGCCTACCCGTCTTTTTTCAAAAAGCCGATGAGACGGCGACCGCCGAATATACACTGAACGACACCGGCAGCGTGGATCTAATTAACACCGCGATCGCCACAGACGGCTCCACCCGCTCAGTGACTGGCAATGCCGTGCCCGTGGAAGACTCGAATAATGCCAAGCTCAAGGTCACGATCGATAACTTCTTCGCCAAGCTGTTTGGATCCCCTCCCGAATATGGCAACTATTGGGTGCTCAAGCTCGCAGACGACTACTCGGTCGCCCTCGTCGGCTCACCCAACCGCAAAACGCTCTGGCTGTTAGCTCGTGAACCTCAAATCCCAGCCTCAACACTCGAGCAGTATTTAGCGCATGCGCGCGAGCTCGGCTTTGAGACCGACTCGGTTATTATCAATAACTGA
- a CDS encoding 2Fe-2S iron-sulfur cluster-binding protein — MPKIIFQKSALTLDWNDEENILELAEANDLDLDYGCRMGNCTACQQKIVSGEVEYAMGHSGEPDEGYALLCCCTPRGEADLVIDA, encoded by the coding sequence ATGCCTAAAATTATTTTTCAAAAATCCGCACTCACACTCGACTGGAACGACGAAGAAAACATCCTCGAACTCGCTGAGGCCAACGACCTCGACCTCGACTACGGTTGCCGCATGGGCAACTGCACCGCGTGCCAACAGAAGATCGTCTCCGGCGAAGTCGAATATGCGATGGGACATAGCGGCGAACCCGACGAAGGCTACGCCCTCCTCTGCTGCTGCACGCCTAGAGGTGAGGCCGATCTGGTCATCGACGCGTAA
- the rpsP gene encoding 30S ribosomal protein S16: protein MALKIRLQRHGASHRPFYRLVVTEALARRDGRFVEVLGTYEPQAKRATDELNVKLERVDYWKSVGAKPTDTAASLIRKARREAPAEAPAAEATEA from the coding sequence ATGGCACTCAAAATCCGCCTCCAACGTCACGGCGCAAGCCACCGTCCTTTTTATCGTCTAGTCGTAACCGAAGCTCTTGCTCGTCGCGATGGACGTTTTGTCGAAGTTCTCGGCACTTATGAGCCACAAGCTAAGCGTGCAACTGATGAGTTGAACGTAAAACTTGAGCGCGTTGATTATTGGAAGTCTGTTGGTGCAAAGCCAACTGACACTGCTGCTAGCTTGATCCGTAAGGCGCGCCGCGAAGCTCCTGCAGAAGCACCTGCTGCTGAAGCAACCGAAGCGTAA
- the trmD gene encoding tRNA (guanosine(37)-N1)-methyltransferase TrmD — translation MHIEFDILTLFPEMVEGFLSSSMLGRGQRNGLIRADAHQLRDWATDKHHKTDELPYGGGAGMVMKPEPIYAAVESMRRPETKVIYMAPDGEPLTSQLARELVQEKHLIILSGHYEGVDQRVRDDLIDREVSIGDYVLTNGTLAAAVVIDCVSRFVPEFLGDEKSLTEESFMTNFLAFPQYTRPAEFRGMGVPDVLLSGDHGAIAKWRHEQQIEKTQQLRPDILKNGEFQQ, via the coding sequence ATGCACATCGAGTTTGATATTTTAACCCTCTTCCCAGAAATGGTGGAGGGTTTTTTATCGTCCAGTATGTTGGGGCGCGGGCAGCGTAATGGTTTGATTCGTGCCGATGCGCACCAATTGCGCGATTGGGCGACTGATAAACATCACAAGACCGACGAGCTGCCCTATGGTGGCGGAGCCGGAATGGTGATGAAGCCCGAGCCGATCTATGCGGCGGTGGAGTCGATGCGCCGTCCCGAAACGAAAGTGATTTATATGGCACCCGACGGGGAGCCACTTACCAGCCAGTTGGCGCGTGAATTGGTGCAAGAGAAGCACCTTATTATACTAAGTGGTCACTATGAAGGCGTCGATCAGCGCGTTCGCGACGATTTAATTGATCGAGAAGTGAGCATTGGGGATTATGTCCTGACAAATGGCACCTTGGCGGCCGCAGTGGTGATCGACTGTGTGAGCCGATTTGTGCCTGAATTTTTAGGTGATGAAAAATCCTTGACGGAGGAATCCTTTATGACCAACTTCCTCGCCTTTCCTCAATACACACGTCCTGCGGAGTTTCGCGGTATGGGTGTGCCAGACGTCTTATTGTCTGGAGATCATGGTGCTATTGCAAAATGGCGACATGAACAGCAGATAGAAAAGACCCAGCAACTAAGACCAGACATTTTAAAAAACGGAGAATTCCAGCAATGA
- the rplS gene encoding 50S ribosomal protein L19: protein MSQAILEDITKDQLTSDRADFKVGDGVRVHLKVKEGDKTRIQIFAGIVIARKGGSLQETFTVRRIASGVGVEKVFPVHSPSIEKIEIDRESITMRARMYYMRDRIGKAANQVKEKRLVEAKRK, encoded by the coding sequence ATGAGCCAAGCAATCCTAGAAGACATCACTAAAGATCAACTCACGAGCGACCGCGCAGACTTTAAAGTCGGTGATGGCGTTCGCGTTCACCTTAAGGTTAAAGAAGGTGATAAGACACGTATCCAGATTTTCGCTGGTATCGTAATCGCTCGCAAGGGTGGTAGCCTCCAGGAGACTTTCACAGTGCGTCGTATCGCATCGGGTGTGGGTGTTGAGAAGGTTTTCCCAGTTCACAGCCCATCCATCGAGAAGATCGAGATCGACCGTGAGTCCATCACCATGCGTGCACGTATGTATTACATGCGCGACCGTATCGGTAAGGCTGCGAACCAAGTTAAGGAAAAGCGCCTGGTCGAAGCTAAGCGCAAATAA
- the lpxD gene encoding UDP-3-O-(3-hydroxymyristoyl)glucosamine N-acyltransferase, which translates to MTITAAALAKYLNGEVIGDGSLELTGFATADRAVAGDLTFAEKDSYFAAADASNASAVLVAGDCSSTSKVLIRVANPRIAAAYALQLLYPPETFSAGIDASATVADSATIDPSAHIGPGCVIGENVSIGAGTVLLGGNHIAHDCQLGSNVRLHPNVVLYSHTVIGDRTTIHASTVIGADGYGYVFDQGRHVKMPQIGNVVIGNDVEIGSNTSIDRAALGSTTIGSGTKIDNLVHIAHNVTFGDNCLILGQTGFAGSTTFGDYCVIASQSGVAGHLNIGNQVTIGSKSGVMRDIADKETVLGFPAVKHTQAKRQWVGVQRLPDIQLQLRELQKQVAALQARLD; encoded by the coding sequence ATGACAATTACAGCCGCAGCACTCGCAAAATATTTAAACGGTGAAGTTATCGGCGACGGTTCTCTTGAGCTCACGGGCTTCGCTACAGCCGATCGCGCCGTCGCTGGTGACCTGACTTTCGCGGAAAAAGACAGCTATTTCGCCGCAGCTGATGCCAGTAATGCTTCGGCCGTGCTGGTCGCAGGCGATTGCTCCTCGACCTCGAAAGTCCTGATCCGAGTGGCCAACCCACGTATTGCCGCGGCGTATGCGCTGCAACTGCTCTATCCACCCGAGACATTTAGCGCAGGCATCGATGCGAGCGCGACAGTCGCCGACAGCGCCACAATTGATCCAAGCGCCCACATCGGCCCGGGCTGTGTCATCGGCGAGAATGTCAGCATCGGTGCCGGAACAGTCCTACTCGGCGGCAACCACATCGCCCACGACTGCCAACTCGGCAGCAATGTGCGCTTGCACCCGAACGTCGTCCTTTACTCACACACCGTGATTGGCGACCGCACCACCATCCACGCCAGCACCGTGATCGGCGCAGACGGTTACGGCTATGTCTTTGATCAAGGCCGCCACGTCAAGATGCCGCAGATCGGCAACGTGGTGATCGGCAACGATGTCGAAATCGGCTCTAACACCTCGATCGACCGTGCCGCGCTCGGCTCCACGACCATCGGATCGGGCACAAAAATCGACAACTTGGTGCACATCGCACACAATGTCACCTTTGGTGACAACTGTCTAATCCTCGGGCAAACAGGCTTCGCCGGCAGCACCACTTTTGGCGACTACTGCGTCATCGCCTCACAGTCCGGCGTGGCAGGTCATTTAAATATCGGCAATCAAGTCACCATCGGCAGCAAGTCCGGGGTGATGCGTGACATTGCCGACAAAGAAACCGTGCTCGGCTTTCCCGCAGTAAAACACACGCAAGCCAAGCGCCAATGGGTCGGCGTCCAGCGCTTGCCAGATATACAACTACAACTGCGCGAGTTACAGAAGCAAGTTGCGGCCCTGCAAGCACGATTGGACTAA
- the sppA gene encoding signal peptide peptidase SppA: MKGFFQSLLGSLTAFIILAVGSIVAFIVLIGALASLSEQPLVQVESGSVLVLDLNTTIMDAPPIADIGAVVQEAMSGQPQPVTYLLKVIDAIEYAQTDDDVSALLIHGNLLQNGYGSGLAAISEIRQAIEFFKTSGKPVYAYVVAPSQKDYYLASVADEVWVNPFGMISLNGLAANGAFLGSALEKYGIGVQTTRVGAYKSAVEMFTRTKMSDADREQKTVLLNDLWGTLLTEISTSRAITKQDIVKLSSNDAFFTASDAQAANLVDRVGYLDELIDHLGSTYHYAASDETFQQIGLIDYSAARTLESDTTAKDGERIAIVYAEGQIIDGGKFPGFIGGDWLAEELRRLRKDKDVKAVVLRVNSPGGSAVASEIIQRETRLLAEQKPLIVSMGSYAASGGYWISAYADSIYAQPYTITGSIGVFGMVFNIEEAAANFAVSFDGVKTSPFADIYTASRPRTEDEMALIQQFTDEIYDAFIDKVAEGRELEIAKVRELAQGRVWSGVSAQNLALVDSMGGLNAAINDAAAKSNLESYMIEQVPAPSNFGETLAMMLEEAGAPPVAKVSSPLSKIAAQADELTSQLRGLNDPRSVYTRMPYGLEGL; this comes from the coding sequence ATGAAGGGATTTTTTCAAAGCCTACTGGGCTCGTTAACAGCATTCATCATTTTAGCAGTCGGTAGTATCGTCGCGTTCATCGTATTGATTGGCGCACTTGCTTCGCTCAGCGAACAACCATTAGTCCAAGTCGAGTCCGGCAGTGTGCTAGTGCTAGACCTGAACACAACGATTATGGATGCGCCTCCAATCGCTGACATCGGAGCTGTGGTGCAAGAGGCCATGAGTGGCCAGCCTCAACCAGTCACCTATCTACTAAAAGTCATCGACGCCATCGAATATGCACAGACAGATGACGACGTATCCGCTCTACTAATACACGGCAACCTACTACAGAACGGCTATGGTTCCGGCCTCGCTGCGATCTCTGAAATACGCCAAGCGATCGAGTTTTTTAAAACTTCTGGCAAACCAGTGTATGCCTATGTCGTCGCCCCCTCTCAAAAGGACTACTATTTAGCCTCCGTGGCGGATGAGGTCTGGGTCAACCCCTTCGGCATGATCTCGCTCAACGGCTTAGCCGCCAACGGAGCCTTTCTGGGAAGCGCCCTCGAAAAATATGGCATCGGCGTGCAAACCACTCGCGTTGGCGCTTACAAATCCGCGGTTGAAATGTTTACCCGCACCAAAATGAGCGATGCCGACCGCGAGCAAAAGACCGTGCTACTCAACGACCTATGGGGCACCCTACTCACCGAGATCAGCACCTCGCGAGCCATTACCAAGCAAGACATCGTAAAGCTCAGCTCCAACGACGCCTTTTTCACCGCAAGCGATGCGCAGGCAGCCAACTTAGTGGATCGTGTCGGCTATTTAGATGAGTTGATCGACCACCTCGGCAGCACCTATCACTACGCAGCCTCGGACGAAACTTTCCAACAGATCGGATTGATCGACTACTCAGCGGCAAGAACCTTGGAGTCGGATACAACAGCGAAAGACGGTGAGCGCATCGCAATCGTTTATGCGGAAGGCCAGATCATCGACGGAGGCAAATTCCCTGGCTTCATAGGCGGAGATTGGCTCGCCGAGGAGTTGCGCCGCCTACGTAAAGACAAGGATGTCAAAGCAGTCGTGCTGCGCGTCAATAGCCCTGGCGGCAGCGCTGTGGCCTCCGAAATCATTCAACGTGAAACCCGCTTACTTGCGGAGCAAAAACCGCTGATCGTATCGATGGGCAGCTATGCCGCCAGCGGTGGTTACTGGATTTCCGCCTATGCCGACAGCATCTACGCACAGCCCTATACGATCACAGGATCAATCGGGGTCTTTGGCATGGTGTTTAACATCGAAGAGGCTGCAGCCAACTTCGCCGTCAGCTTCGACGGCGTCAAAACATCCCCATTCGCCGATATTTATACGGCAAGTCGCCCGCGCACTGAGGACGAAATGGCGCTGATCCAACAATTCACCGACGAGATATACGATGCCTTTATTGATAAAGTCGCTGAAGGCCGTGAGCTCGAAATCGCCAAAGTGCGTGAACTCGCACAAGGCCGGGTCTGGAGTGGCGTCAGCGCGCAGAATCTCGCACTGGTCGATAGCATGGGCGGATTAAATGCCGCCATCAACGACGCCGCTGCCAAGAGCAACTTAGAATCCTACATGATCGAGCAAGTGCCCGCACCTTCGAACTTTGGAGAGACCCTAGCAATGATGCTCGAAGAAGCAGGCGCCCCTCCCGTCGCGAAAGTATCCAGCCCACTCAGTAAAATCGCCGCACAAGCCGACGAACTGACCAGTCAACTACGCGGTCTCAATGATCCGCGCAGCGTTTACACCAGAATGCCCTACGGGCTCGAAGGCCTGTAA
- a CDS encoding ISL3 family transposase — protein sequence MESVLCSLFWKGYTLGEIRHLSAKHLLFTLEALDDPRCGGCGERCTQIHDQSNRRLRDRDLLDYRLSLEVSVRRVRCKACGTRTEQIDWLSRHSRLTDRLVAHVEELCRDQPIKHVANRHGLAWHTVKRIDYKRLRREVPPVDWSNVKRLVMDEFALRKGHNYASVIADADTRQVLWIGVGRTRAAIRPFFEQLGEYCVNIKAVAMDQNTAYDLEVKQHCPNAEVVYDLFHVVAKYGREVIDRVRVDQANELREDKPARRAVKRSRWLLLKNRNNLTDDQQIKLSELMSTNAPLAQVYVLKEQLKELWRCNTIWEAFAQWRQWWRVCQEANLKPLFIFARRLKPYLRGILASALYPLNTSVLEGINNKIKVIKRTAYGFRDHKYFFLKIKHAFPGNRR from the coding sequence ATGGAATCTGTTCTCTGTTCCTTATTTTGGAAAGGCTATACTCTCGGCGAGATTCGCCATCTCTCAGCTAAACATTTGCTCTTCACTTTGGAAGCGCTGGATGATCCACGTTGTGGAGGCTGTGGAGAGCGTTGCACGCAGATCCACGATCAATCAAATCGTCGTTTGCGAGATCGTGACTTACTGGATTATCGCCTGAGTCTCGAGGTTTCAGTGCGGCGAGTGCGCTGTAAGGCCTGCGGAACCAGGACTGAGCAGATAGACTGGCTCTCAAGGCATAGTCGTTTAACGGATCGCCTGGTTGCTCATGTGGAAGAGCTCTGCCGAGATCAGCCGATCAAGCACGTAGCCAACCGTCATGGTTTAGCGTGGCACACGGTAAAGCGCATTGATTACAAGCGCTTGCGCCGCGAAGTCCCGCCTGTGGACTGGAGCAATGTGAAGCGCCTAGTTATGGACGAGTTCGCCCTGCGCAAAGGACATAATTACGCTTCGGTCATCGCAGACGCAGATACGCGACAAGTCCTTTGGATTGGCGTGGGCCGAACCCGAGCGGCGATCAGACCCTTCTTTGAGCAACTCGGTGAGTATTGCGTAAATATCAAAGCGGTCGCGATGGATCAGAACACAGCCTACGATCTGGAGGTAAAGCAGCACTGCCCGAACGCCGAAGTTGTGTATGACCTCTTTCATGTTGTCGCTAAATATGGTCGAGAGGTCATTGATCGTGTGCGCGTAGATCAGGCAAATGAACTGCGAGAGGACAAGCCTGCTCGCAGAGCGGTGAAGCGCAGTCGTTGGCTGTTGCTGAAGAATCGAAATAACCTGACTGATGATCAGCAAATAAAACTCAGCGAACTCATGTCGACCAATGCACCATTGGCTCAAGTGTATGTGCTCAAAGAACAACTCAAAGAGCTGTGGAGGTGCAACACGATCTGGGAGGCCTTTGCCCAGTGGAGGCAATGGTGGCGTGTCTGCCAAGAAGCGAACCTGAAGCCATTGTTCATCTTTGCTAGAAGGTTAAAACCTTACCTTCGCGGCATCTTGGCCTCAGCGCTTTACCCGCTCAATACCAGTGTGCTTGAGGGCATTAACAATAAAATTAAAGTCATCAAGCGAACAGCATATGGCTTCAGAGATCACAAATACTTCTTCCTGAAGATTAAGCATGCATTCCCCGGTAATCGACGATGA
- a CDS encoding NAD(P)-dependent oxidoreductase, translating to MQIKRTATKAPAKKATTKRAAKKVITKRVTQKATTKRAVKKTAAKKTPTKKATTKRAVKKTAAKKVPTKKVTIKRAVKKVAVKRKVAAPKPTVGFVGVGRMGANMARHLHACGYTISALYDINSDAAATLADELSSNAVKKLSAVTAASDIVITVVTDDAAMQRIYRSKKDSLLQGAAGTLFINCATLSPQVHVDIEAKAAAVGASTLEGCMASSIPQARSGTLYLMIGGQAVVFNKAKPLLNALSQDLTYVGESGSASKVKALVNMVMNINTAALAEGLGLGEALGLDLKMLCKVFAQTGANSRVLETDAADMLNRDHECYFSAAHAAKDSGIALELAKTKKLKLPLAKATKAQYELLKAAGLGELDKSAVAELTFPGRSPKPTKQSQKKAKAAKTSSKKSKQKSKSSKKPKASKKK from the coding sequence ATGCAAATCAAACGCACTGCCACCAAAGCCCCAGCAAAGAAAGCCACTACCAAACGTGCAGCGAAGAAAGTAATCACTAAACGTGTCACCCAAAAAGCGACGACAAAGCGTGCCGTCAAAAAAACCGCAGCGAAGAAGACGCCTACCAAGAAGGCCACCACCAAGCGCGCGGTGAAGAAAACGGCAGCGAAAAAAGTGCCTACTAAGAAAGTCACCATCAAGCGCGCGGTGAAGAAAGTCGCAGTCAAACGGAAGGTCGCAGCCCCGAAACCGACAGTCGGCTTCGTCGGCGTAGGCCGCATGGGCGCGAACATGGCGCGCCACCTACACGCGTGCGGCTACACGATTAGCGCCCTCTACGACATCAATTCAGATGCCGCTGCAACACTTGCCGACGAGCTCAGTTCCAATGCAGTCAAAAAGCTCAGTGCCGTCACTGCCGCGTCCGACATCGTCATCACCGTCGTAACCGATGATGCCGCGATGCAACGAATTTACCGCAGCAAGAAAGACAGCCTACTACAAGGAGCCGCTGGCACACTGTTTATCAACTGCGCGACGCTCAGCCCGCAGGTGCATGTCGACATCGAGGCAAAAGCCGCGGCAGTCGGTGCCAGCACACTCGAAGGTTGCATGGCCTCCTCCATCCCACAGGCACGCTCTGGCACACTCTACCTTATGATCGGCGGACAAGCCGTCGTCTTTAACAAGGCCAAACCACTCCTGAATGCTCTAAGCCAAGACCTCACCTACGTCGGTGAAAGCGGCAGTGCCTCCAAGGTCAAAGCACTGGTCAACATGGTGATGAACATCAATACCGCAGCCTTAGCCGAAGGCCTTGGGCTGGGTGAAGCACTGGGGCTCGACTTAAAGATGCTCTGTAAAGTGTTTGCTCAAACGGGCGCGAACAGCCGAGTGCTCGAAACCGATGCCGCCGACATGCTGAACCGCGACCACGAATGTTATTTCTCCGCAGCACATGCCGCCAAAGATTCCGGAATTGCCCTCGAACTAGCCAAAACAAAAAAGCTGAAGCTCCCGCTCGCCAAAGCGACCAAGGCACAATACGAACTGCTCAAAGCTGCCGGATTAGGTGAACTCGATAAGTCCGCGGTCGCCGAACTGACCTTTCCAGGGAGAAGTCCAAAGCCAACGAAACAGTCGCAAAAAAAGGCGAAAGCTGCAAAGACCTCTTCAAAAAAATCAAAACAGAAATCAAAGTCTTCAAAGAAACCGAAAGCCTCTAAGAAAAAATAG